Proteins from one bacterium genomic window:
- a CDS encoding metal ABC transporter substrate-binding protein — protein sequence MKYTKNILFSLFLLIVSNFAQAQGKKVNVVCTLPTLKALTQEVGGDRVDVISLARGDQDPHFVSPTPVLMKKTREAALLIENGISLELWGDEVANGSGNSKIFRGNPGRVVASKGIPTLEVPSVLTREMGDIHPQGNPHVWLDPLLAKVQATNIAEALKAADPEGASYYESRKKDFHNRIDNALFGPELLKLVGIQKLTRLAASGELHNFLQNNKFGGQPLSAKTGGWLKTAEKLRGAKAYEFHKVWVYFARIFGMQLMGTIEERPGIPPGPQHVRDLTTKIQNEKIPLILVDNFYDPALPRNIASKTGSKVVVLPNQVEGEPGITTYFQLIDHIIQKTTGVL from the coding sequence ATGAAATACACAAAAAACATATTATTCAGTTTATTCCTTCTAATAGTTTCGAACTTTGCACAGGCACAAGGCAAAAAGGTCAACGTGGTGTGTACTCTCCCCACTCTGAAAGCGTTGACTCAAGAAGTGGGGGGAGATCGTGTGGACGTAATCTCGCTCGCGCGGGGAGATCAGGATCCGCATTTTGTGAGTCCGACACCTGTATTGATGAAGAAAACGCGTGAGGCCGCGCTTCTGATTGAGAACGGAATCTCTCTTGAGCTCTGGGGTGATGAAGTCGCAAACGGATCCGGTAATTCAAAGATTTTTCGTGGTAATCCAGGACGTGTCGTGGCGTCTAAAGGAATTCCGACCCTGGAAGTCCCTTCTGTGTTAACACGTGAGATGGGGGACATACACCCGCAAGGAAATCCGCATGTTTGGCTCGATCCGTTGCTTGCAAAAGTTCAGGCAACAAACATAGCTGAAGCGCTGAAGGCGGCCGATCCTGAAGGCGCATCCTATTACGAATCGCGAAAGAAAGATTTTCATAACCGGATCGATAACGCTCTCTTCGGGCCGGAGTTGTTAAAGCTCGTTGGGATCCAGAAACTCACACGGCTCGCGGCGAGCGGTGAGCTTCATAATTTTTTGCAAAACAACAAATTCGGTGGACAACCCCTCAGCGCGAAAACCGGGGGATGGTTAAAAACAGCTGAAAAACTGCGGGGCGCAAAAGCTTATGAGTTTCACAAAGTATGGGTGTATTTTGCGCGCATCTTTGGAATGCAACTAATGGGCACGATTGAAGAGCGTCCCGGCATCCCCCCTGGGCCGCAGCACGTCAGGGATCTGACAACCAAGATTCAGAATGAAAAAATTCCACTGATCCTGGTTGATAACTTCTACGATCCCGCATTGCCACGCAATATTGCAAGCAAAACAGGATCGAAAGTTGTTGTATTGCCCAATCAGGTGGAAGGTGAGCCCGGCATCACAACATACTTTCAGTTGATCGATCACATCATCCAGAAGACCACAGGAGTGCTGTAG
- a CDS encoding metal ABC transporter permease: MASAMELQWMLLPFLACLVLSIIHVYLGIHVIARKVIFVDLALAQIAALGATYATTLGYDPYGDSLKVSLFSLLFTFVGAVVFAIARMRKEKVPQEAFIGIIYAAATAASILILSKSVTGGEELRHMLVGDLLLVSRESVLQVAILYAFLGVFHILFRKKFIAISIDPEAAEASGIRVRFWDVLFYMSFGVVITKSVTVVGVLLVFSYLVVPAVVAQMWATSVSGRLFLGWGVAILASTAGIVWSFYSDYPTGPAVVVMLTFSLILSSIVYYLRYSVSRAQAVFQIGAMAVFLVLFFFGLSQFKKVEHTETRKAPVDLLLGELKEEDQTHQLDAVQHLGEMHDSRIVPALTEFLEKASSEQLVEATIEALAKQSDPRAISALREAAKKDYDEFMKLSIANAQLKVGDAQGVLTLIRILETESGAFARQQAADALGEQSGVKFGYNAEKSVAENAVALRKIRAWWENRGSKLKYNKDTGKFE; the protein is encoded by the coding sequence ATGGCCAGCGCGATGGAGCTTCAATGGATGCTTTTGCCATTTCTGGCTTGTCTCGTTCTCTCGATCATTCACGTTTACTTGGGCATCCACGTTATTGCTCGCAAAGTCATTTTCGTGGATCTGGCGCTTGCGCAAATCGCCGCTCTGGGCGCCACATATGCAACGACACTTGGCTATGATCCCTACGGCGATTCACTCAAAGTTTCTCTTTTCTCACTTCTCTTTACGTTTGTTGGCGCTGTAGTGTTTGCGATTGCAAGAATGCGCAAGGAGAAAGTTCCGCAGGAAGCTTTTATCGGCATTATTTATGCGGCAGCGACAGCAGCATCCATTTTGATTCTCTCTAAATCGGTCACGGGTGGAGAAGAATTAAGACACATGCTCGTTGGGGACTTGTTGCTTGTGAGCCGCGAATCCGTTCTCCAAGTGGCGATCTTGTACGCTTTTCTTGGCGTCTTTCACATCCTCTTTCGCAAGAAATTCATAGCAATTTCCATCGATCCAGAAGCGGCTGAAGCTTCTGGTATTCGTGTTCGTTTCTGGGATGTTTTGTTTTACATGTCCTTTGGCGTAGTCATCACCAAATCCGTTACCGTGGTTGGGGTGTTATTGGTTTTTTCGTATCTTGTGGTACCCGCTGTGGTTGCGCAGATGTGGGCGACTTCCGTATCCGGCCGTTTGTTTCTCGGTTGGGGTGTAGCTATCCTCGCAAGCACCGCGGGGATTGTCTGGTCTTTCTATTCGGATTATCCCACCGGCCCGGCTGTTGTTGTGATGCTCACGTTCTCACTCATCCTTTCTTCGATTGTTTACTATCTGCGCTACTCAGTTTCTCGCGCGCAGGCGGTCTTTCAAATAGGCGCCATGGCAGTATTTCTGGTTCTCTTTTTCTTTGGTCTGTCACAGTTCAAAAAGGTTGAACACACAGAAACCAGGAAAGCTCCTGTCGATTTGCTCTTAGGGGAATTGAAGGAGGAGGACCAGACTCATCAATTGGATGCGGTTCAACACCTCGGTGAGATGCATGACTCCCGTATTGTTCCGGCCCTCACCGAGTTCCTGGAGAAAGCATCTTCCGAACAATTGGTGGAGGCTACGATCGAAGCTCTTGCAAAACAGAGTGATCCACGAGCCATCTCAGCGTTACGAGAAGCCGCAAAAAAGGATTACGACGAATTCATGAAACTTTCCATTGCGAATGCGCAACTCAAAGTCGGTGATGCTCAAGGTGTTCTCACACTGATCAGGATTTTGGAAACGGAATCGGGCGCGTTTGCGCGCCAGCAAGCAGCTGATGCATTAGGGGAGCAGTCGGGAGTAAAATTCGGTTATAACGCTGAAAAATCAGTTGCAGAAAATGCCGTGGCCTTGAGGAAAATTCGCGCCTGGTGGGAGAACAGAGGAAGCAAACTGAAGTACAACAAGGATACCGGCAAATTCGAATGA
- a CDS encoding ACT domain-containing protein, which translates to MAERQNLVLIAVGADHVGLVEKISEFIQQSGCNIEDSKMAVLAGEFAFMVLVSGEAANINVLGEKRQTLASDIGLDIYVRKPGVRKKIQPSLPYRFTASCLDHPGVVHRLSTILSDLGINIESMETETYAAPDSGTPIFRMEAELSIPAGVSINRLRMQLDEIELQENIDIDLRPA; encoded by the coding sequence ATGGCTGAACGTCAAAATCTTGTTTTGATAGCAGTGGGCGCGGACCACGTCGGTCTTGTAGAAAAAATTTCAGAATTCATCCAGCAATCCGGCTGCAACATCGAAGACAGTAAAATGGCGGTTCTTGCAGGTGAGTTTGCATTCATGGTTTTGGTCTCGGGCGAAGCAGCAAACATCAACGTGCTGGGAGAGAAGCGCCAGACTCTTGCTTCGGATATCGGACTGGATATTTACGTACGAAAACCGGGAGTTCGAAAAAAAATTCAGCCCTCTTTGCCTTATCGTTTTACTGCTTCGTGTCTGGACCATCCCGGAGTTGTGCACCGTTTGAGCACGATCCTAAGCGATCTTGGAATCAACATTGAATCCATGGAGACGGAGACCTACGCCGCTCCTGACAGCGGCACCCCGATTTTTCGAATGGAAGCAGAACTTTCTATTCCGGCAGGAGTCAGCATCAATCGATTGCGAATGCAGTTGGATGAAATCGAGTTGCAAGAAAATATCGATATTGATTTGCGTCCGGCATAG
- a CDS encoding four helix bundle protein, which produces MSTIRRFEDLEVWKRARELAKLVYRLTEAPQFNRDFRLRNQMRNAAVSILSNIAEGFSRHTDREFTQFLYISRGSAAELQSQSYIALDQEYFSCVSFEQLYEETDHTSRMLSNLIKYLRTSARTHQRFDE; this is translated from the coding sequence ATGAGTACGATCCGCCGATTTGAAGATTTAGAAGTTTGGAAGAGAGCTCGAGAGCTTGCGAAGCTGGTTTACCGATTAACAGAGGCCCCGCAATTTAACAGGGACTTCAGGCTGCGGAATCAAATGAGGAATGCTGCAGTTTCCATTCTTTCGAATATAGCTGAAGGATTTTCGCGTCATACGGACAGAGAATTCACTCAATTTTTGTATATTTCGCGCGGTTCAGCTGCAGAATTACAGAGTCAATCTTATATTGCTCTGGATCAGGAGTATTTCTCCTGTGTTTCATTCGAACAACTATATGAGGAAACGGACCATACATCTCGCATGCTTTCAAACCTGATAAAATATTTACGAACTAGCGCGCGAACGCATCAACGCTTCGACGAATAG
- a CDS encoding acyloxyacyl hydrolase, protein MTKSFFLLSILLLAFTSHSSAQESLILNKGSWNVGVWTGGGSGVSGTTADTQLWLTGARIGKVLTGDLGKGIFRGRLEYAVEAIPAFFVFQDSTVYGFDVTPIILKWNFTSAHNRWIPYFEAGAGMLLTSEDVPEKTFPFNFTPQAGFGFHIMTGQRQAFTLTLKYMHISNGGLDSPNPGINSVQMFVGYHWFR, encoded by the coding sequence ATGACGAAGTCTTTCTTTCTCCTGTCCATCCTTTTGTTAGCTTTTACATCTCATTCCAGCGCTCAGGAAAGCTTGATACTGAATAAGGGGAGCTGGAATGTTGGAGTCTGGACAGGCGGAGGAAGCGGAGTAAGCGGCACCACAGCTGATACGCAGCTTTGGCTGACTGGAGCGCGGATTGGCAAAGTATTGACTGGAGATCTGGGCAAAGGAATTTTTCGAGGGCGATTGGAATATGCGGTAGAAGCGATTCCGGCATTTTTTGTATTTCAAGATTCCACGGTTTACGGTTTTGATGTGACACCAATTATCTTGAAATGGAATTTCACTTCGGCGCACAACAGATGGATTCCCTATTTTGAAGCGGGGGCAGGCATGTTGCTGACCTCTGAGGATGTTCCCGAAAAAACTTTTCCCTTCAATTTCACTCCACAAGCGGGTTTTGGTTTTCACATAATGACCGGTCAAAGACAAGCTTTCACACTCACGTTGAAGTACATGCACATTTCGAACGGCGGCCTCGACAGCCCAAACCCTGGGATCAATAGCGTTCAGATGTTTGTGGGCTATCACTGGTTCCGTTAA
- a CDS encoding sigma-54 dependent transcriptional regulator has protein sequence MISQVLVVDAQESILDLCAHTLTKLPETEVYSAKNPKDGVHRLQKEDVDLLVIDTQFPAEQTRELFRVARQKDPNIPILLLTESVSVKAAIDCMKLGSADYITKPFFPDDFLSTVRHLLEAKRLREEYKSLQWQMVRSHSLDGIVGRSSAMRGVFKTIQMVSQNDLDVLIFGETGTGKELVARSIHDRSPRKENRFVAIDCGAIPENLLESELFGYEKGAFTGAENRSIGLLEVANKGTFFMDEVGELPIRLQAKLLRALQERKIRRVGGKEEINLDVRVIVATSRNLENEIREQRFRNDLYYRINVARISLPALRERTEDIPLLVSHFVTMYAEQMGKGLVEIEPEVTEILMRYSWPGNVRELQNVIKRALAMSSHHLLTVDDLPDEIVVQGGERRSRDRGGFFTVRAQRMAAFEKWYLSNLLRVCLGDISRAARKAEIPRGTLYRLMKKHNLKAEDFRQ, from the coding sequence ATGATTTCACAGGTTTTAGTTGTCGATGCACAGGAAAGCATTCTTGATCTTTGCGCTCATACGCTAACGAAACTTCCTGAGACAGAAGTTTATTCAGCCAAAAACCCGAAAGACGGCGTTCACAGGCTGCAAAAGGAAGATGTGGATTTACTCGTAATTGATACACAATTCCCTGCTGAACAAACTCGCGAATTGTTTCGCGTGGCTCGTCAAAAAGATCCAAACATTCCTATTTTGCTTCTTACCGAATCGGTCAGCGTTAAAGCCGCCATTGATTGCATGAAGCTTGGATCCGCCGATTACATAACAAAACCTTTTTTCCCTGATGATTTCCTTTCAACGGTCCGGCATTTACTGGAAGCAAAACGTTTACGTGAAGAATACAAGTCATTGCAGTGGCAGATGGTTCGTTCGCATTCACTGGATGGAATTGTCGGTCGAAGTTCCGCAATGCGGGGAGTATTTAAAACCATCCAGATGGTTTCGCAAAACGATCTGGATGTGTTGATTTTTGGAGAAACAGGCACCGGCAAAGAACTCGTTGCCCGGAGCATTCATGATCGCAGTCCCAGAAAAGAAAACAGGTTTGTTGCGATTGATTGCGGTGCTATACCTGAAAATTTGCTGGAATCGGAATTGTTCGGATACGAAAAAGGAGCATTCACTGGAGCGGAAAACCGGAGCATTGGACTTCTGGAAGTCGCAAATAAAGGTACTTTCTTCATGGATGAAGTTGGTGAATTGCCAATCCGATTGCAGGCGAAACTGCTACGGGCTTTGCAGGAAAGAAAAATCCGCAGAGTGGGCGGAAAAGAAGAGATCAACCTGGATGTTCGGGTAATCGTCGCCACTTCACGAAACCTCGAAAATGAAATCAGGGAACAACGGTTCCGAAACGATCTTTATTACAGAATCAATGTAGCCAGAATTTCACTTCCGGCATTGAGGGAAAGAACGGAAGATATTCCGTTGCTGGTCTCCCATTTTGTTACTATGTATGCAGAACAGATGGGAAAAGGGCTGGTGGAAATTGAACCTGAAGTTACGGAGATTCTGATGCGTTACTCCTGGCCCGGGAATGTACGCGAACTGCAGAACGTCATTAAACGCGCTCTCGCTATGAGTTCGCATCACTTGTTGACTGTGGATGATCTTCCGGATGAGATCGTTGTTCAGGGTGGAGAACGTCGTTCGCGTGATCGCGGTGGTTTCTTCACAGTTCGCGCGCAGAGAATGGCAGCCTTCGAAAAATGGTATCTGTCGAATCTATTGCGGGTTTGTCTGGGAGATATTTCCCGGGCAGCAAGAAAAGCAGAAATTCCAAGAGGCACGCTTTATCGCCTCATGAAGAAGCATAATTTAAAAGCAGAAGATTTCCGGCAATGA
- a CDS encoding FHA domain-containing protein yields MKAKLVLTSKDRQTVQEVPFDRPSITIGRKPSNDLSFNRAEISGSHAAFVFENNEYFVMDLGSTNGTLLNGAQLVAREKYSLQDKDLITVSPYTIQFVVEDESMDTMIEVSAQPPAQKKIGSGTAPDLGASKPAEEQKPKQAAPSPEKPAESPAVEQPKPEPPPAHVAPRQAVVIPEGKTSSAFTDYIWLGIGAILVLAAIGLILLVFAP; encoded by the coding sequence ATGAAAGCAAAACTGGTTCTTACTTCTAAAGATCGTCAAACGGTGCAGGAAGTTCCGTTTGACCGTCCCAGCATCACCATCGGGCGCAAGCCGAGCAATGATTTATCTTTCAACCGCGCTGAGATTTCGGGAAGCCATGCCGCTTTTGTTTTCGAAAACAATGAATACTTTGTGATGGATCTGGGAAGCACGAATGGGACTCTGCTGAATGGAGCGCAACTGGTCGCAAGGGAAAAATATTCTCTGCAAGACAAAGATTTAATTACTGTTTCTCCCTACACCATTCAATTCGTCGTAGAAGACGAATCGATGGATACAATGATTGAGGTATCGGCGCAACCACCTGCTCAGAAAAAAATAGGATCAGGCACGGCGCCCGATCTTGGGGCGTCAAAGCCTGCGGAAGAGCAAAAACCAAAACAGGCGGCTCCAAGCCCGGAGAAACCGGCCGAATCTCCGGCTGTTGAACAGCCAAAACCTGAACCTCCACCGGCTCATGTTGCGCCAAGACAAGCCGTTGTTATTCCCGAAGGTAAGACATCATCTGCGTTTACTGATTACATCTGGTTAGGGATCGGCGCAATCCTGGTGCTGGCCGCAATCGGTTTAATCCTTCTCGTTTTTGCACCCTAG
- a CDS encoding FHA domain-containing protein, with product MIKLILKTQGTEADPKTYNYEYDQPVVTLGRLKENDIQLPHSTVSGFHAQILKEGENYYLVDRGSINGTFLNDQRLLAGEKKLLQDGDTIRIQSFELYFTSGVAVSPVDQGATVQVARQMVMELLGSWESQQEPRIIVMGGPNNGKQIELTEGKVIVMGRGNQCDIVIDHPTISRKHAEISFSWNGAFVKDLGSANGVYCNDVRIEGTYKLRDRDEIRLGQQNHSDPVRLVFSNPAEALLSKIEEVQITDSKPGAVESKNITSEQEQPVLPETAPEAAPSEANAISPVPVPPPSGPEVAAVREQAPKKKGTSAMTIGLMIGAALIVLLAVVAIGLLFYSGKQTVSEQIANPDKGTSGDLIVIFNQNLDTELIRTATISGREAPILEKKKNEIQLKVPSFPNVRTGTQQTEIILEGEKGTVAKAPFLLILLPEIKKMEPVSGRSGSVVILETSGAAENLEVYFGSRRAPVVSQNRSQLTVSVPAIEENVPDDGLKLPVTLALEGTRSKEGRDFLILPGIRIQSVIPSSANSGADVRIVMDEVPAFAVVYFDNTQAAIKTTTANEIVVTVPAFPESIPEGGRVISIHVRVKDVPVGQKAEFTLLPEYIESFQLSFSAQPYSSALGFNEHSVGTNIGTFLVLVAKDEYASSRARAEVIARNLNDKIPFFRQNSSARISLEKLEGINSIFAGSDVLDHRELLLRVFPDDALAYSKITQRMVTVDALAEWWRMLIDSYYKVFVQVQSPSSTGILGAGGSVLQQIYNFYSVKSPQGTKYYKKDFLDNLPQEQRNKLIALSMSPPKKISSVDGKWGGRMTNNLYSNISDADLELVLTLRQSGEGTVSGTAEVNWKVGMGRNEGGFENVAYKKLGTFPLSGMYRKSQAYPLEFTFVEKDSRRLNFVGRLEGEALVGNFEVSSTGEEGSWSVRLR from the coding sequence ATGATCAAACTCATTTTAAAGACTCAGGGAACAGAAGCTGACCCGAAAACCTACAACTATGAATACGATCAGCCTGTTGTAACACTCGGACGTCTTAAAGAAAATGACATTCAATTGCCTCATTCCACTGTCTCCGGATTCCATGCACAAATCTTGAAAGAAGGGGAAAACTATTACCTGGTCGATCGTGGCTCCATCAATGGGACCTTCCTGAACGATCAGCGCCTTCTTGCGGGTGAAAAGAAACTGCTCCAGGATGGCGATACGATTCGAATTCAATCATTCGAGCTTTATTTTACAAGCGGAGTTGCAGTCTCTCCAGTAGATCAAGGAGCAACGGTTCAAGTGGCCCGCCAGATGGTCATGGAACTTCTCGGTTCCTGGGAATCACAACAGGAACCCAGGATCATCGTGATGGGAGGCCCAAACAATGGTAAACAGATTGAACTAACGGAAGGAAAAGTCATTGTCATGGGACGTGGCAATCAATGCGATATCGTCATCGATCATCCCACGATCTCGCGAAAACATGCCGAAATCTCTTTTAGCTGGAATGGCGCTTTTGTAAAAGATCTTGGCAGCGCTAATGGAGTGTATTGTAACGATGTTCGCATCGAAGGAACGTACAAGCTGCGAGACCGCGATGAGATCCGTCTGGGCCAGCAAAACCATAGCGATCCAGTGAGGCTGGTTTTCAGCAATCCTGCAGAAGCGCTTCTGTCAAAAATCGAAGAAGTACAAATTACGGATAGCAAACCGGGCGCCGTAGAATCGAAAAACATTACAAGCGAGCAGGAACAGCCGGTTTTACCAGAAACTGCGCCAGAGGCGGCGCCATCCGAGGCAAACGCAATATCTCCTGTGCCTGTACCTCCACCGTCAGGGCCGGAAGTTGCAGCTGTCCGCGAGCAAGCTCCCAAGAAAAAAGGGACGAGCGCTATGACAATAGGATTGATGATCGGCGCGGCTTTGATTGTACTACTGGCGGTTGTAGCAATCGGACTCCTGTTTTATTCGGGAAAACAAACGGTATCCGAGCAAATTGCGAACCCGGACAAAGGGACTTCCGGAGATTTGATTGTGATCTTCAATCAGAATCTCGATACAGAACTGATAAGAACCGCCACGATCTCCGGCAGAGAAGCGCCTATTCTGGAAAAGAAGAAAAATGAAATCCAGCTAAAAGTCCCCTCGTTTCCGAATGTGCGGACCGGCACTCAACAAACCGAAATCATACTCGAAGGTGAGAAAGGCACCGTGGCAAAAGCTCCCTTCCTGCTGATTCTTCTTCCTGAAATCAAAAAGATGGAGCCGGTCTCCGGCCGGTCAGGCAGTGTTGTAATCCTCGAAACCAGCGGAGCCGCGGAGAACCTCGAAGTATACTTTGGTTCACGGAGAGCTCCTGTTGTTTCACAAAACAGAAGTCAGCTTACTGTGTCCGTTCCGGCAATTGAAGAAAATGTTCCGGATGATGGGCTGAAACTGCCCGTGACGCTCGCTCTAGAGGGAACCAGGAGCAAAGAAGGAAGGGATTTCCTGATCCTTCCGGGCATCCGAATACAGTCCGTGATTCCTTCTTCGGCAAACTCGGGCGCGGACGTTCGCATTGTGATGGATGAAGTTCCAGCATTCGCTGTAGTTTATTTTGACAACACGCAAGCCGCGATCAAGACCACGACTGCAAATGAAATCGTTGTGACTGTCCCGGCGTTTCCGGAAAGCATTCCTGAAGGAGGTCGGGTCATTTCGATTCACGTAAGAGTGAAGGATGTGCCGGTGGGACAGAAAGCAGAATTTACCCTGCTGCCGGAATACATTGAAAGCTTCCAACTCTCTTTCAGCGCGCAGCCCTATTCGAGTGCTTTGGGTTTCAATGAACACTCTGTCGGCACGAACATCGGTACCTTCCTCGTCCTCGTTGCGAAAGATGAATATGCGAGCAGCAGGGCACGCGCAGAAGTCATTGCCAGAAATCTAAATGACAAGATTCCATTCTTCCGTCAAAATTCATCAGCCAGAATCAGTTTAGAAAAACTAGAAGGAATCAATTCTATTTTTGCAGGTTCGGATGTGCTGGATCACCGTGAACTTCTACTTCGTGTGTTTCCGGACGATGCGCTGGCGTACAGCAAGATTACGCAACGTATGGTAACAGTGGATGCACTGGCGGAGTGGTGGCGGATGCTGATCGATTCGTACTACAAAGTCTTTGTTCAGGTTCAAAGTCCTTCCAGCACAGGTATTCTGGGCGCAGGCGGCTCCGTTCTCCAACAAATCTACAATTTTTATTCGGTGAAGAGTCCTCAGGGAACTAAATATTACAAAAAAGACTTCCTTGATAATTTGCCTCAGGAACAACGCAACAAACTGATTGCTTTAAGCATGTCTCCCCCCAAAAAAATCTCCAGTGTGGACGGCAAATGGGGCGGAAGAATGACAAATAATCTCTATTCAAACATCTCGGATGCCGATCTTGAGCTGGTCTTAACGTTGCGCCAGAGCGGTGAAGGAACGGTTTCTGGAACTGCTGAAGTCAATTGGAAAGTTGGAATGGGGAGGAATGAAGGCGGATTTGAGAACGTAGCTTACAAAAAGTTAGGAACCTTCCCGCTGTCAGGAATGTATCGAAAATCACAAGCGTACCCATTAGAGTTTACGTTTGTGGAAAAGGATTCGCGGAGACTAAACTTTGTCGGCAGATTAGAAGGGGAAGCTCTGGTAGGCAATTTTGAAGTAAGCTCCACCGGCGAAGAAGGAAGCTGGAGCGTACGTCTTAGGTAG